Proteins encoded by one window of Aspergillus chevalieri M1 DNA, chromosome 6, nearly complete sequence:
- a CDS encoding nucleic acid-binding protein (COG:K;~EggNog:ENOG410PP02;~InterPro:IPR000504,IPR012677,IPR035979;~PFAM:PF00076;~SECRETED:SignalP(1-18);~go_function: GO:0003676 - nucleic acid binding [Evidence IEA]) — translation MYCFRRAAFRLLSLSASATPLQPRSISAVNRRRLPFLVPRQSSHYAFQRRWNSDEPGRREQLETENDKESKKDTGNESEDGPAQEEKREATAGIEPELKATPTETAAQTEVKPETIGQNLQDPADSDQDATEEEGPRAESEPASNEAREAAPTPPSGPARFRYVEQPASPKETVFISNLYFDVTADDLRKKMEDFGVVENVTIVHDARGISRGFGYVTYDAIESATNAIENMDGIYYEGRQVFVQYARVNTGDYKLRKPKNPPSRTIFVSRIPPEMTVQELHELFDDIHNVIDIRVSVDRRTGYLRGFAHAEFLDLQSAKDAFEVLGKKRPHNKPLKLDYSHSNRKMPGPNIGAGFVDHDHQVYSGSSSSESS, via the exons AT GTATTGCTTCCGGCGGGCTGCCTTCCGTCTTCTCTCGTTGTCTGCATCTGCGACACCATTACAGCCTCGGTCAATAAGTGCAGTCAATCGACGTCGATTACCGTTTCTTGTTCCGCGACAATCCTCGCATTATGCATTTCAGCGCCGGTGGAATAGCGATGAGCCTGGGAGGCGAGAGCAATTAGAGACCGAAAATGATAAAGAAAGTAAGAAGGACACAGGGAATGAGAGCGAAGATGGCCCGGCACAAGAGGAAAAGCGTGAAGCTACAGCGGGGATTGAGCCCGAATTAAAGGCAACGCCCACTGAGACAGCGGCACAAACAGAAGTGAAGCCAGAAACGATAGGCCAAAACCTGCAAGATCCTGCAGACTCAGACCAAGATGCGACAGAGGAGGAGGGGCCACGAGCCGAGTCTGAGCCTGCATCGAACGAAGCGCGAGAAGCTGCACCGACACCACCATCCGGTCCTGCGCGATTCAGATATGTTGAACAACCGGCGTCACCGAAGGAAACGGTTTTCATCTCCAATTTATACTTTGATGTCACCGCAGACGATTTACGGAAGAAGATGGAAGACTTTGGGGTTGTTGAAAATGTGACGATTGTCCATGATGCGCGGGGGATTAGCAGAGG GTTCGGATACGTTACTTACGACGCAATCGAGTCCGCCACTAACGCAATCGAGAACATGGATGGCATTTACTATGAAGGTCGTCAGGTCTTCGTCCAATATGCGCGCGTCAACACCGGCGACTACAAGCTCCGGAAACCCAAGAATCCGCCCTCCAGGACGATCTTCGTAAGCAGGATTCCGCCTGAGATGACCGTCCAAGAGCTACATGAACTTTTTGACGACATTCACAACGTCATTGATATCCGGGTGTCCGTCGACCGGCGGACCGGGTACCTCCGGGGCTTTGCGCACGCTGAGTTCCTTGATCTCCAGAGTGCCAAGGACGCGTTTGAAGTACTCGGCAAGAAGAGACCGCATAACAAACCACTTAAACTTGATTACAGTCACTCAAACAGGAAGATGCCGGGGCCTAATATCGGAGCTGGGTTTGTGGACCACGACCATCAAGTTTACAGTGGTTCATCTTCGTCAGAGTCTTCTTAA
- the PEX5 gene encoding peroxisomal membrane signal receptor PTS1 (COG:U;~EggNog:ENOG410PFAB;~InterPro:IPR011990,IPR024111,IPR019734,IPR013026, IPR001440;~PFAM:PF07719,PF13181,PF00515,PF13176,PF13414, PF07720,PF13432;~go_function: GO:0005515 - protein binding [Evidence IEA]) has protein sequence MSFLGGAECSTAGNPLTQFTKHVQDDKSLQRDRLVGRGPGGMQEGMRSQGMMGGQDPMMDEFAQQPAQIPGAPPQPFAMEHMRRELEQFQAAPPRTGSPGWAAEFDGGEHARMEAAFAGPQGPMMNNGSGFTPAEFARFQQQSHVGMPQTAGPAASAASPMMAGYQRPMGMGYMGMGGMGMMRPTYSPMGTMQQPQPEEAATQDKGKGRMVELDDQNWEAQFAEMETAQTHEATDEEANKAMEAELNDLDRKLVEEEGDFDVTDSMHMGELGDWDNFDALNSRARDPQLGDYMFEEENVFRNVSDPFEEGVKVLREGGNLSLAALAFEAAVQKDPQHVRAWTMLGAAQAQNEKELPAIRALEQALNHDGNNLDALMGLAVSYTNEGYDSTAYRTLERWLSAKYPQVIDPKNLSSDADLGFTDRQILHDRVTDLFIQAAQLSPSGEHMDPDVQVGLGVLFYCAEEYDKAVDCFSAALASTESGTVNQQEQLHLLWNRLGATLANSGRSEEAIEAYEQALTINPNFVRARYNLGVSCINIGCYPEAAQHLLGALSMHRVVEQEGRERAREIIGGDNVDDEQLERMLHVSQNQSTNLYDTLRRVFSQMGRRDLADSVVAGMDVNVFRKEFDF, from the exons ATGTCATTCCTCGGTGGCGCTGAGTGCTCGACGGCTGGAAATCCGTTGACCCAGTTCACAAAGCACGTCCAAGATGACAAGTCTCTACAACGGGATCGACTCGTCGGGAGAGGCCCTGGGGGCATGCAAGAAGGCATGCGGTCCCAGGGCATGATGGGTGGTCAGGATCCG ATGATGGATGAATTCGCCCAACAACCCGCCCAAATCCCCGGTGCACCGCCCCAGCCCTTTGCAATGGAACATATGAGACGCGAACTAGAACAATTCCAGGCCGCTCCGCCGCGAACAGGATCACCCGGATGGGCGGCGGAATTCGACGGTGGAGAACACGCCCGGATGGAAGCTGCTTTTGCTGGACCGCAGGGTCCGATGATGAACAATGGATCGGGCTTCACGCCGGCCGAATTTGCCCGTTTCCAACAGCAGAGTCACGTCGGGATGCCTCAAACCGCTGGCCCGGCGGCGTCGGCTGCGTCGCCGATGATGGCGGGTTATCAGCGTCCGATGGGGATGGGGTATATGGGGATGGGTGGAATGGGTATGATGCGGCCTACGTATAGTCCTATGGGAACGAtgcagcagccgcagcctGAAGAGGCTGCGACGCAGGACAAGGGCAAGGGTCGTATGGTGGAGTTGGATGATCAGAACTGGGAGGCACAGTTTGCGGAGATGGAGACGGCTCAGACTCATGAAGCTACGGATGAAGAGGCCAATAAAGCTATGGAGGCGGAGCTGAACGATCTTGACAG GAAACtggtggaagaagagggcgACTTTGATGTCACTGATAGCATGCACATGGGCGAACTGGGGGACTGGGACAACTTCGATGCGCTCAACAGCCGGGCCCGAGACCCGCAGCTGGGTGACTACATGTTCGAGGAGGAGAATGTTTTCCGAAACGTGAGTGACCCGTTTGAAGAGGGTGTGAAGGTCTTGCGCGAAGGTGGCAACTTGTCGTTGGCTGCGTTGGCTTTTGAAGCCGCAGTGCAGAAGGATCCCCAGCATGTGCGTGCCTGGACTATGTTGGGAGCCGCGCAGGCTCAAAACGAGAAGGAACTCCCCGCAATTCGTGCCTTGGAGCAGGCTCTTAACCATGATGGAAATAATCTTGACGCCCTTATGGGCCTGGCTGTCTCCTACACTAACGAAGGATACGACTCGACGGCATACCGGACACTTGAGCGATGGCTTTCCGCCAAGTACCCACAAGTCATCGATCCCAAGAATCTCTCATCCGACGCGGACTTGGGCTTCACAGACCGCCAGATCCTACACGACCGGGTCACCGATCTTTTTATTCAAGCTGCCCAGCTGTCACCCTCCGGAGAGCACATGGACCCTGACGTGCAGGTCGGTCTGGGTGTCCTCTTCTACTGTGCCGAGGAGTATGACAAGGCTGTCGACTGCTTCTCTGCTGCACTCGCCTCTACCGAATCTGGTACCGTGAACCAGCAAGAGCAGCTCCACCTCCTCTGGAACCGTCTCGGTGCTACTCTCGCCAACTCCGGCCGTTCTGAGGAAGCCATCGAGGCATATGAACAGGCACTCACCATCAACCCAAACTTTGTCCGCGCACGCTACAACCTCGGTGTTTCGTGCATCAACATTGGTTGCTACCCAGAAGCCGCTCAGCACCTGCTGGGCGCATTGTCCATGCACCGTGTCGTTGAACAGGAAGGTCGCGAACGTGCCCGGGAGATCATCGGAGGCGACAACGTCGATGATGAACAGTTGGAGCGCATGCTTCACGTCAGCCAGAACCAGAGTACGAATCTGTACGATACTCTGCGGAGAGTGTTTAGCCAGATGGGGCGACGGGATTTGGCCGATTCTGTCGTGGCTGGGATGGATGTCAATGTGTTCCGGAAGGAGTTCGACTTTTAG
- a CDS encoding indolepyruvate decarboxylase family protein (COG:E,H;~EggNog:ENOG410PHRM;~InterPro:IPR012001,IPR012000,IPR011766,IPR029061, IPR029035;~PFAM:PF02775,PF02776,PF00205;~go_function: GO:0000287 - magnesium ion binding [Evidence IEA];~go_function: GO:0003824 - catalytic activity [Evidence IEA];~go_function: GO:0030976 - thiamine pyrophosphate binding [Evidence IEA]) yields the protein MATATGAQLIARTLRDLGVTVIFGIVGIPVVEIAEEAINLGIRFVAFRNEQACSYAASVYGYMTGRPGVCLVVGGPGVLHALAGIGNATANNFPLIVLAGSAETNNVTKGSFQEMDAISFLTPHTKLAVRASTLDSIPGSVQNAYRTCWYGRPGPTYVDLPADIIQGNAPASLAVPPPEKILLPSPPRASGDPKMILKAAQLLKSAKAPLLVIGKGAAYARAEAGIRKLVEHTQVPFLPTPMGKGVIPDSHPLNASSARSAALKHSDVALVLGARLNWILHFGEPPKWSPKAKIIQVDICAEEIGRNAGTAELGIVGDIDLVVEQLQHALANWRYTPSPLSAGGQPFPVLLAESAKKNEAKAQKAALFKTPSSSPLTYQRAYHIIKSTLNTLTPPEAGDVVYVSEGANTMDISRSVFPLYHPRQRLDAGTYATMGVGLGYIIAAHEAFNASASPGTTLSAAAKPKKIIALEGDSAFGFSAMEIETMARYRIPALIFVMNNSGIYHGDSTSEDSWRSLQDQTVINDTKPSSPAEEGKKGLRSTSLLYETRYEQLATMCGGKGYFARTEEELEKATKEGFLSDNVTVVNVVIEPGIGKKIGFAWQGNNNKQEAKL from the exons ATGGCCACCGCAACCGGCGCGCAATTGATCGCGCGGACACTACGGGATCTAGGTGTCACCGTGATCTTCGGAATCGTTGGTATCCCCGTCGTGGAGATAGCCGAAGAAGCCATCAATCTGGGGATTCGATTCGTCGCGTTCCGCAACGAGCAGGCATGTAGCTATGCTGCGAGTGTTTATGGATACATGACGGGGCGGCCCGGTGTTTGtcttgttgttggaggaCCGGGGGTTCTTCATGCGTTGGCGGGT ATTGGCAACGCCACAGCAAACAACTTCCCACTAATCGTTCTCGCGGGCTCGGCAGAAACCAACAACGTGACGAAAGGCTCCTTTCAAGAGATGGACGCCATCTCGTTCCTAACACCACATACCAAACTCGCCGTCCGCGCATCCACCCTCGACTCCATCCCTGGCTCCGTGCAAAACGCCTACAGGACATGCTGGTACGGTCGGCCGGGCCCGACATACGTCGATCTCCCCGCCGATATCATCCAGGGAAATGCGCCAGCCAGTCTTGCGGTCCCGCCTCCTGAGAAGATACTACTCCCATCTCCGCCCAGGGCAAGCGGTGACCCGAAGATGATATTAAAAGCCGCGCAGTTGCTGAAGAGCGCAAAAGCACCGTTGCTGGTTATCGGAAAGGGTGCTGCATATGCGCGCGCGGAGGCTGGGATTAGGAAGCTTGTTGAGCACACGCAGGTGCCTTTCTTGCCGACGCCGATGGGGAAGGGTGTTATTCCAGATTCGCACCCTCTGAATGCATCGAGTGCACGCAGTGCGGCGCTGAAACATTCGGATGTCGCGCTTGTTCTTGGGGCGAGGTTGAATTGGATTTTGCACTTTGGAGAGCCGCCGAAGTGGTCGCCCAAGGCGAAGATTATTCAGGTGGATATATGTGCGGAGGAGATTGGAAGGAATGCGGGGACTGCAGAGCTGGGGATTGTTGGGGATATTGATCTCGTGGTTGAGCAGTTGCAGCATGCGTTGGCGAATTGGCGATATACGCCGTCGCCGTTGTCTGCGGGAGGGCAGCCCTTCCCAGTACTGCTGGCTGAatcggcgaagaagaatgagGCTAAGGCACAGAAGGCAGCACTTTTCAAgacaccatcttcttcacCGTTGACCTACCAGCGTGCATACCATATCATCAAATCGACTCTGAACACACTGACACCCCCAGAAGCTGGAGACGTTGTCTACGTCTCTGAAGGTGCCAATACCATGGACATCTCCCGTTCAGTCTTCCCTCTCTACCACCCCCGTCAGCGCCTAGATGCAGGTACCTACGCAACTATGGGTGTGGGATTGGGCTACATCATTGCGGCGCATGAGGCCTTTAATGCATCTGCGTCGCCCGGTACTACGCTATCCGCAGCAGCCAAGCCAAAGAAGATCATCGCACTGGAAGGAGACAGCGCCTTTGGATTCAGCGCGATGGAAATCGAAACCATGGCACGCTACCGTATCCCCGCACTCATCTTCGTCATGAATAACTCCGGCATCTACCACGGGGACAGCACGAGCGAGGATTCCTGGCGATCTCTACAAGACCAAACAGTCATAAATGACACGAAGCCATCCAGCCCCGCAGAGGAAGGGAAGAAGGGACTACGCTCTACAAGTCTTCTGTACGAGACCCGATATGAACAACTGGCGACGATGTGTGGTGGAAAGGGGTACTTTGCGCGTACCGAGGAGGAACTGGAGAAGGCTACCAAGGAGGGATTCCTGAGTGATAATGTTACGGTTGTGAACGTGGTTATTGAGCCGGGGATTGGGAAGAAGATTGGATTTGCGTGGCAGGGAAATAACAATAAGCAGGAAGCGAAGCTATAG